The stretch of DNA CAACGGTTATGTTTGAAAGGGAAAATTCTCTCACCAAGTGTTTCATTCTTTTAATTCTATTGTACAGCCTGACTTAAGTGTGAGGGAAAAGATATTGACTTTGATTGATACATGGCAAGAAGCTTTTGGTGGACCGAATGGAAGGTATCCCCAATACCATGCAGCATATAATGAATTAAAGGTGATTGCTCTTGTAAATTTCGACATTTCAAGTGTTATTCTACTTTTTCCAAGTGACATTACTATTATAAACTGATACATattgacatttttaattttctattggTACACACTCCTATTGTGATGAATGATGATGTTTTATTTAGACTGTTAATTTTTTACACCTGTCTGGAACATGCTTTTGAGACTTGTCGATCATTCAACAACTTTTTCTGTATCTCTCCATCACATGTCTCAGTTGATTTTCCGAATGTCATCAGTGTTTCCTCATGCTCTGCCAAgaatatttttactaagttgtTGCATTGTAGAAATTTCTTCAGAAaacattgatattttatttctgCTATGTACTTCTTAAATAACTGGCAGTCTGCTGGTGTTCAATTTCCCCCACGAGAAGAGAATAGTGTTCCTTTCTTCACGCCTCCCCAAAGCCAGTCAGTTGCTCATATTGCTGCTGCAGAATATGATGCTGCTGCTATTCAGGCTTCTATGCAGTCTGATGCATCTGGCCTTAGGTACTTTTTTTAACTGCATCATTTTTTACTGttgtaaccttttttttttcgtggCTTATAATTTCAGTCATTGCACATCGTGTATGAGATTACGAAGTTTGTTTTTCCATCCTTATAAACCCAATTTCATGTAAAAGGTTTTAGCATATCGAGAAAATGGCTCATAATATAGTATCTtagaattagaaaattaaatactCTACCATATTTTTAGAGGTTCACTTTGAATTGTTcccatattttcttatatttcatgatatattttaatatttaatttggatTAGCAATCTAGTATAACTGTACTATAAATTGAGGTTAGTTCTTTGTATTTTGTATCACATCATAATATATCATTACCAGAATATTTTTCATTgtcattttatcttctttcgGTCCTTTCCGctgtttttactttttgtacCCGTAAGTTCTGGATTATGGTCATGGTTTTAAAGTTAATAAGAAAAAACGAAATTTCTCATAACTCTGAACAAACCTACTTTTCGATTACTGTTGCCTGATAATGAAATTTTCACAATTATGAAATTCTTCCATTGGCAACTTCTGCCCATATCTCGCAAGGGACCATAGGaggaaattattttattttattttgtaaaaatgtaaaCTAGCATCTACTGCATGGATATTCTCTTTCTTAAGTTGTATTGGTGTTTATCCCCTGAACTTTCTTGTTATCAGTTTGCCAGAGATTCAGAATGCTCAAGGACTAGCCGATGTATTGAGTGAAATGATTAATGCCTTGGATCCTAAAAGTTCTGAGGTGGTGTAACTTTTTATGTTGTTGTCCTTTATCTACTATCCGACTACTACATTATCTCTATTCAGCTATGATTATTTatgaacaatatatttttaaattttgttgttatttaaaGTTGTTTGGCAAAACTAACTAAAAGGTGACTAGTAACTGATAACTAGCTGGATTAAAAGTGTTTTGTAAAATTACTGATAAACTAATTGGTAAATGTAAAATGATATGTAGAATGATATGATTACATAAGTTATATAAGTGATGTTTCTGTTTTCTAAAGAAAAGGTATTGTgtaattgtaatttaatttttttatataattaattcttaATAAACTTTTTAGTActtctattcattttttaaatagtttgtgctgatatatatatatatatatatatatatatatatatatatatatatatatatatatatatatattttgttatttagaCAAGTCATCATATTTAAATGACTTGTCGAAATCTAGtgaatatttatgaaatttaatttttatttattttcaaaaatttgatttttttatttctcgaTTTAGCTTATTGGCTAGAAAAAAAGTCatcaatattaatttctttcttaAAATTCTGGACAAAATATGCAGGTTGTGAAGGAGGAGGTGATTGTTGACCTTGTTGACCAATGCCGTTCTTACCAAAAGCGTGTCCTGCATCTTGTGAATGAGACTATGTAAGAATATTGTTTAAGATGACCAATTCCatttttgtcactataattaaCAACATATAACAAGAATGACTGTAATGTTTGATTCTTTTCAGGGATGAGCAACTTTTATGTCAGGGGTTGGCACTGAATGACAGTCTTCAGCGAGTGCTTAGGCAACATGACAATATTGTAAAAGCAACTCCTGTTACAGTCACAAGAGTATTAGAAACACCAGTTCTGCCACCTGTAAATGTAAAGAATGAAGAGGAAGAGGAGTCAGACGATGATTTTGCCCAACTGGCCCATAGGTTAAATTGCAGTATTATATTGAACTCGTTACAAAAGTTATTTTCTCGTAGTGGATTATGTCTGTTATATGAGAGCATGTTCGTTACATGTctaaaacatgatttattttagagttaagtatgtttttagttcctaaactttaaCGTTAAATTGAAATTCGTTTTTGTTcgaaatttttatacattttgattctaaattttaaaaatgaatggatataatttttttttatctcaagtACTTTAGACTTTTTTGACATGTTAAACGTATTTTCCATATGACATTGAATTGAGAGAGAACATGTCACATGtggtaaacaattcaaatgttagTATCAGACATGTTTGAcacaaaaaattttaacataattaagttatccattcattttaaaagattagagatcaaaatgaatcaaaattttggatAAACATTCTAATTCCATGTCAAAGTTCAAAGACTAAAAAGGTAGTTAACCTTTTATTGTATAATTGATGTACTGGTTGATAGATATTTCctccttcattttcttttcttttttctcaatttagaAAGTATTTACGAGTTTATATTACCTTGAGTGCAGGTCATCACGTGGTACCAATGCACAGAGACGGAAACAAGTCAATAACAATGTACAACCGGTGAGACTAAACCCAATTCTTCCCCCACCACCGCCACCAATGAAACCAGTGTACTCTGATATTGGTATGGTTGATTTTCTCAGTGGTGATGTGTACACAATAGAAGGATCCCATGAACTTTCTGAACCAACTTCACATGTCGAGCCCTCTCATTCTAGTTCCAATAATCCTGCCTCAGCCACTACAACACTGTCTTCCTTTCCGCCTTGTTCCTCATCACCAATTTTAAGCAAGCAGCCTGTGTCTGAAGAAACATCTGTCATCAACAAATCCTCGGAAATCCTTACTCCAACTCCTCGGGAAACAGAATCTTCTGGCTTCCGTCCACAACCACATTCAATGTTTTATCCCAGACATCAGTTTTCTGAGCAACAAGGTATGTCTCTTTCGAGTTTTGGGTCCAGTTCCTCAAATGACAACTTGTTGGAAAAAACCCAGAATCTATCTCTGTATTCGTCTACTCCAACCAAACAAGATAAGCCAGAAGATGTCCTTTTTAAAGATCTACTGGACTTTGCAAAATCCAAAACCCCTTCTAAACCCAGTAGTAGGCGATTTTGAGagtttttgtttgtatttgtgTTGGTGCAACTTATGAATGCTATGAATCAGGTTTTCTTCTGATCACTCCAATGTCCCATTTTAGCGGTCTTCAGttatttttgaatatgattTTCCCGTTCATGTATCCTATGTAATTAGTACATTGATATGCATATATTGCAGATAATCTTGAATATCGGTCATATTTTCgatttattcaatttttcttttggtacGCAATGGTAAACTTGTCTGGAATGGCTAAGCACCGTAGTTGATCATGGTCTATAAATAATTGAGTGACGGGGTCGACTAAGTTACATGATTCTGAAGTTAGGGTATTCCAGAGATGTTAATGATGTTTTAAACTCCTTAATATAACGGTAGCAATTTTAAAATCTTCATGACCTGTGACTTGAAAGGTCAATCAAGTCCAATATAAGAATTTTCGTAAGTACAACTTAATTCAAGATAGACTAATTACAAAGAAAGTTTTACTAAATGgttaaaaactatattttagcCATAATATCAAAGTTTTTGTGCCCTACAATAGACTCGAAATTGTTATTGTATAAGCTACgtttgtttaaaattttctcaatatCCACAAACACTACGAAATTGACGGTATGAATGGACTGCAATTTAAAAccttaaataaaacaattggcCACTTTCAAGTTGAGTAGACTTtcaatttgattaattattatattatcattttatttaatttattgaagtttataagggtttttttttttttttacaagtgAACCTATCCACCAATACAAAAAAAGTTGATATTTGTAGcggttaaaattataaattttggcagttaaaaatcatcacaaatgaaatttctgacagtttaaaaaattgtcaaaataacGCATGTCAAAAACAGtttgtgacaaaaaaaaaattactgttGGTATTGctgtcagaaaagaaaaaaattatcaacgaTTAAAAACCGCTATaaaatttactttcattttataatattttatcatattttgacggttaaaaactgtcacaaaatgtatcatattttgacggttaaaaaccgcTTTAGAAGATATCAtgttttgacggttaaaaatcgttataaaatgtattatattttgatggttaaaacGCCACAAaatgtatcattttttttatggttaaaaaccgccacaaaatatattatattttcataattaaaaactgccaaatttatatgaaatactttttaaatttttaaaattccaaAAACTTTTATGTCAAGAAGTTCCCCGATGAAAAACACTTGTCCAAAAATgtacaaaattttttatattgaatggATGGAATGCAATGTACAAAACTTTTATATTGAATAGAAGGAATGTAGGACGATGGAACAATTCAACTGTGTAAGTTTCAAATGAGGAACTAACTATTAATCACAATCTTGTATATGTCTTCCAAATCTTATGGACCAAAGAGATTTTCTTTTCAAGCTCCTCACAAACTTTTTCTAatgttttatttcaatttgaaaagTTGTGAGACTGTCCCtacaattataaacaaaatggcctttcataaataagataaatattgaaattgaattgcaaataatttgttaaattgatAATCTAAAATGAGAACTCTCTATAAGACCAACAATTAAGAATGTTCTTAGTAAAAGGTAAAATGATTGTTGTCTTAGCACATGAACAAAACTATAATCATCAATCGAAAAGAAAGCTAAGGAAAAGTATATTGGGAAGCTTCTAACCATTGAGAGGAAGATTTAAGGATTTCATATCCTTaatcttgttttgataatctaGTTCAGAACGTTCTGACGAAGTTAGCTCGTCTAGAAAAAAGATtgagttatttaaataaggaacaaataaaaattcaatagaaCTGAACTTTAAGCACATCAGAAGAAGTAGGAAACACTGTAATATAATATTCATGGATTAATCATATAAcatttcattcattcattcattacAATTTACATTTTTAGTCTTTTACTTTCTCTAATTCTCTCTTTTGTGAAAGGCCTGCACCATGTATTCTAACATAGAAAATTACAATTTGCTTACAATAGTACTGTGAGATAGAGTTATCAACTTCTAAATTGTGTTTTCTACCTCCTCCATTGGTTGCATGTTGTCCAATATGTTCATAGGTAATCTGAAATGATTGTGAATATTTgagaaatcaacacaatgagtTAGCATAATCTTTTCACCAACCAAGATTTAAAAGCATGTAAACTCACATTGAGAAATATTGGTCTATATTTCAGATGATTCCAAAGTGCAGCAAAACTAGTCTGTGATAGCAGCAGCAAAAACTCAATGCAgattaaagatgaaattgaaatataattgcAGGATCAGTGAGCAGTGGCAGCAGAGAAACAGATTACAATAGTGACAACACAACTCTTGATAGCAGCAAAATTATATGGCATCTATATGTATGCAGAACCCAAATCTAGAACATGAATGTGAATTGAAAAGATGGCAGTAGAGAAAGTAGAGATTGCAACAGCAAAATGAGTGAAAACAGAACCATATTTTACTATGCACGTGACAACAATGCAAATCAGACTGTGACAACATAGGTAAAA from Vigna unguiculata cultivar IT97K-499-35 chromosome 8, ASM411807v1, whole genome shotgun sequence encodes:
- the LOC114193586 gene encoding TOM1-like protein 3 isoform X1, encoding MANNASACAERATSDMLIGPDWAINIELCDIINMEPRQAKDAIKILKKRMSSKNPKIQLLALFALETLSKNCGDSVFQIIERDILHDLVKIVKKKPDLSVREKILTLIDTWQEAFGGPNGRYPQYHAAYNELKSAGVQFPPREENSVPFFTPPQSQSVAHIAAAEYDAAAIQASMQSDASGLSLPEIQNAQGLADVLSEMINALDPKSSEVVKEEVIVDLVDQCRSYQKRVLHLVNETMDEQLLCQGLALNDSLQRVLRQHDNIVKATPVTVTRVLETPVLPPVNVKNEEEEESDDDFAQLAHRSSRGTNAQRRKQVNNNVQPVRLNPILPPPPPPMKPVYSDIGMVDFLSGDVYTIEGSHELSEPTSHVEPSHSSSNNPASATTTLSSFPPCSSSPILSKQPVSEETSVINKSSEILTPTPRETESSGFRPQPHSMFYPRHQFSEQQGMSLSSFGSSSSNDNLLEKTQNLSLYSSTPTKQDKPEDVLFKDLLDFAKSKTPSKPSSRRF
- the LOC114193586 gene encoding TOM1-like protein 3 isoform X2, translating into MANNASACAERATSDMLIGPDWAINIELCDIINMEPSVFQIIERDILHDLVKIVKKKPDLSVREKILTLIDTWQEAFGGPNGRYPQYHAAYNELKSAGVQFPPREENSVPFFTPPQSQSVAHIAAAEYDAAAIQASMQSDASGLSLPEIQNAQGLADVLSEMINALDPKSSEVVKEEVIVDLVDQCRSYQKRVLHLVNETMDEQLLCQGLALNDSLQRVLRQHDNIVKATPVTVTRVLETPVLPPVNVKNEEEEESDDDFAQLAHRSSRGTNAQRRKQVNNNVQPVRLNPILPPPPPPMKPVYSDIGMVDFLSGDVYTIEGSHELSEPTSHVEPSHSSSNNPASATTTLSSFPPCSSSPILSKQPVSEETSVINKSSEILTPTPRETESSGFRPQPHSMFYPRHQFSEQQGMSLSSFGSSSSNDNLLEKTQNLSLYSSTPTKQDKPEDVLFKDLLDFAKSKTPSKPSSRRF